The Hyla sarda isolate aHylSar1 unplaced genomic scaffold, aHylSar1.hap1 scaffold_3332, whole genome shotgun sequence genomic interval ggaactaactcaacattataactacaaaagtaagtcactctttttcagaaaaaaacaaaaaactaacatgcactcacttattacttacatcattgcgatacattttctcttttatccccaccgatttctccggtggactctatatacatctgtccatgcctccttccctcacctatgtattgctcgcatgcactgctcaccatcataaaccacccagagtcacctcattccatggtaGAGCACAGAAGTTGCTCTATCACTTAacccagccatctgctctccctcttctttcttctgcttttagctgctggggacattgctcctaaccctggcccacctttcactaatatctgctctacactacctgcctcttgcggaaccactataaactttaactgcgctcttctaaactctcgatctgtgtgcaataagctcacccatattcatgacttatttctcactaccatatatactcgagtataagccgacccgagtataagccgagacccctaatttcaacccaaaatcccaggaaaagttattgactcgagtataagcctagggtgggaaatacatcatccccccctgtcatcatccagccccgtcattaacatcctcatcatcatcaccgcctgtcatcatccagacccttatcatcatcacctgtcatcatcccacacatccccccttcatcatccccttgtcatcatcccacacatccccccttcatcatccccttgtcatcatcccacacatccccccttcatcatccccttgtcatcatccccaccccccttcatcatccccttgtaatcatcccacacaccccccttcatcatccccaccccccttcatcatcccaccccccccttcatcatccccttatcatcccacacccccccttcatcatcctcttctcatcatccgccctcagtggtcttcaacctgcggacctccagaggtttcaaaactacaactcccagcaagcccgggcagccatcggctgtccgggcttggtgggagttgttgttttgaaacctccggaggtccgcaggttgaagaccactgcggccttcgacatcatccagccccctctcacccccctttagttctgtacagtactcacctccgctcggcgctggtccagtcctgcagggctgtccggagaggaggtggtccgctgggatagtggttctgggctgctatcttcaccgggggcgcctcttctccgcgcttccggcctggaatagaggcgttgccttgacaataacgcagaagtacgttggcaatgaacgtacctctgcgtcgttgtcaaggcaacgtgactattctggggccgggcccgaagcgcttagaagaggcctccccggtgaagatagcagccgggaaccactatcccaccggaccacctcctctccggacagccctgcagcaccggaccagcgccgagcggaggtgagtactgtacagaactaaaggggggggtgagagggggctggatgatgtcgaaggccgcagtggtcttcaacctgcggacctccggaggtttcaaaactacaactcccagcaagcccggacagccgatggctgcccgggattgctgggagttgcagttttgaaacctctggaggtccgcaggttgaagaccactgcgggtggagagttcactcgagtataagccgaggggggtgttttcagcacgaaaaatcgtgctgaaaaactcggcttatactcgagtatatacggtaattctcTTTATCtcctggctctcacagaaacatggatacaaccttctgacactgcttctctcgctgctttatcttatggtgaccttcacttttcccatacccccagatctgacaccaggcatggtggaggagttggggtgcttctagccacacaatgcacttttcaagtcatcccccattaccctcactcacatttccctcttttgaggtccacaccctcaggctcttccgcccattgtatctcagagtggcggtcatctatcgtcctcctggttctccccaaatgtttCTGGAccattttgccacctggctccctcactttctttcctcagaaacccctacactcatcatgggtgattttaatatcccccattgataccccaatctcctcttctgcctctcacctcctcctttgccctttcacagcttactgactctcccacacacaaggatgggaatacaccgGACTttatcttctctagactttgctctgtctctaaattcactaattctccttttgagctctctgaccacaaccttctctctttctctatcagtaactatcctcttccagacactccaaccttgtacacttgcagaaacctgcgtgccataaacacacctgtcaatttatagacattctacaatcttcactatcaccaatctcttctctctcctgccctaatctagcagccaaacattaccatgacaccctaaagtctaccctggatcaaatggcaccctctaaaacacgaacctcccgacacagacggcagcaaccctggcacacgctaacaacccgctttctcaggcgatgctctaggtgtgctgaacatctgtcgaggaaaactaagacttcttcagtcTATCtgtactataaattcatgcttaaatcctattactccgctcttcacctcgccaaacaaacattttacctccctcatctcctctctctctaacaacccaaaacgcctttttgacgcgttcaactctctccttcggcctaaagtacagaccccaatcactgatctctgtgctgcagacctggccaaatacttcaaaactaaaatccatgacattcgtgatgaaatcctctcccagtcccctaaaagttctgatccaattcccagccacatctcctcttcattactctcagtttttgagcatGTAACGGAGGATAAGGTTTCCAGGTTCCTCTCCTccacccgccccactacctgctctagtgaccccatgccttcacacctcatccagtctctctctcctgctatcagctatcacctaactaaaatctttaacctctccctctcttctggggtctttccctcctccttcaaacactatcataaccccactattgaaaaaaccatctctggacccgtcctgtgcagccaactatcgacctgtCTCAAATCTACCCTTTATctcaaactcctggaacgcttggtctactcccaccTTAtctgctatctctccgagaactctctccttgaccccttagaGTCTGGTTtctgctcccttcactccacagaaacggccctaaccaaagtcactaacgatcttctgaccgCCAAATCAAATAGCAAtatctctttactgattctcttggacctgtctgcggcttttgacactgtggatcaccaactcctcctcagtagtctccgctccatcggtctcaaggactctgccctcgcctggttttcctcccatctctctggccgctcctttagcttctcgttttctggctctactacttctcctcttccccttgctgtcgggggttccccagggaacggtcctgggtcctctactcttttcactctacacatcccccattggaaaaacaatcagtagatttggtttccagtaccacctctacgctgcGACACCCaactctgcgatccattgataaagcctggctggactaggctctatcaatgacagagccgggacaccagggaagcagaggtaagccctccggctacctctatagtggatctccaccccactagcccaacagggatcattcacatgtccctttagtcagctttgacagcggcgatctaaagggttaatcgccAGCCGTGGCGATCGCGGCATGCTggttattagcggcggcccccagctactgagaacagccgggggctgcagagtacagaGCGGGCAGAAGTCAGGAGCctcctccatacagactgctgagcgctgtcgtgcttgtcaggtctggccctgcttgcccgaagctggGCTAAGGGCCAGAAAAATTCAACTGCCCGGCGCCCATAACTGCAAGTCCCAGGCGTCGGGAGATagtaattccacatccctgaaaagAAAGTTTtggaaatattttgaatcgatacaGTATCGTCTAATGAAATATTGAGATACTTGACTGAATCAATTTTTTATTACACCCCTACTATAAACCATATCATATTGTTATTGTTGTGAATGGCAAAGTCTGCTCAAGCATCCAGATAGTTTGTTTCATGTGGAAGTGATACCAGGGCCATAGTGGTGGATACCCAGCTTTCCAGGATGAGATAACACTATTAACCATATCATTGTTAGCAGGTTTACAAAGGAGGACAACTAAGGGACCTATAATGTGGATTCACAAGAaacttaattatttattttttatcttaacAATATGTTACATGACATATGAAAATGTTTATTTCTAGACAGTTTAGATACTTTAAGAGACATGTTTTCATGAAAACGTACAAAAACGAAGGCCTGAACAGAATGGAATAATTTTGGTTCACCGCACATTTCAGCTGAGTGGGTTCCCACCGCATTCCACTTGTGTCTGGgaccgtcagaactctgtcatgTTCAATTTGGCCAGTGCCAGCTGGCATTAGTGAAAAATTACCAAGCTGAAAACAAGGAGTTTCTTTTCCATGGAGTCACTCAGACACAATATGGCAGGATAGTCAGGATTAGAAACTTCAAACAGACCATGGATAAAGCAATTTTCAATGAAATGACATACAGTTCCTGCCAGGTAGGATGCCCCTATTTGCACTCTGAGTAAtgtgacagcattaaaggggtactccggccctaatacatcttatccacagggtaggggataagatgtctgctcggGGGGGTAAAATGATAAAAGGGTTGTGTGACGAATAATCTTATTatgtctcttccccccccccccttatccagaGGTTAGGGAATTTTTCCATGATCACAAGGGGCCTGATTGTTGGGACCTTCCATGAGCCTGAGGACAGGGTCTTAAGCCACTGTGCATGCACATTGCCACGCCATTCGCTCTCTATGGGATAGCTAATAACAGCACTCTGTGTCAGAAGTAACAAGTAATGGCATCCTTGAAATACTAGGGAGTCCAAAGTGGGATTGTCCCTAAAGGATATTCTACAGTGGCATTTGACATCCTTAGGAATTTCGTTAGGATTTTCttatataaaacatattttttaacataCTAATGGATGGAATAATATAGCCTAATAGGCTATTGCATACCTTTTTCTCCCTGTGTTGATAGCACCCACATATCAGGTAGCAGTGTAAGCAGATTGTCATCGCTCATATTGGTCCCTATGTGCCTTGAGGCTCTTAATCTTTATATTTTTAGAGTGTGTAAAGAAATTAAAGTACCTGGAGAAAGCCAATGCATAcatagggagaacatacaaattcCATGCAGATGATGTTAATtttatttgaaccaaggaccccaGTGCTGGAAGATAATCATGCTAAcataatgtgaacatagcctgagtagtTAGTGGTACGAAAGGTTTCTACTAAACTTACtacgggcagcatggtggctcaatgTTTGGCATTGTTGCTTAGCAGCAGTCCCAGGTTTAAATCCCACCAAGCACAACGTCtcaaaggagtttgtatgttctccccgtgTTTGCATGGGTTTCCTTTGATACCCCCCAAAAACACACTCATAATCTAAATTCACCTATAAGTGTGAGTATAATTATTAATTCTACTTATTGTAATTATTTTCTTACTAACCTTATGAGAACACGTCTCTAAAATAAATTCTGCTCGTATCCCATTATTTTCTGGGCTTCTGTAGTCAAAAAGTGAGTTTgtaagataagcatttcctttgtTACTTAAACTCTCCCCACAAGTAAAAAAACAGGCCTCCTtaggaaaaaagtgagaaaaagcacTTTAATATCATATACACAAAGCTTTACATTCACTTCTCTTTATTAACCCATGCTATAAACATTGCcacatatcattattattattaatcacaCATGTTCATGTCCACAGGGGTGTATTTCAGTCATCAGTAAGGCAACAAATGGCTTTCCTTCCTATTAGTGCCCCGGAGATCAGTTCTCCCCTCCAACATTACTTGCCAACCCCAGGattacaaatagagatgagccaagttacagtgattcaattcgtcacaaacctcAGGGCTCGGCGTTTGTTTACTTtggcctgcataaattatttcagctttcaggtgctccggtgggctggaaaaggtggatacagtcctaggagagagtctccagcccaccggagcacctgaaagctgaactaatttatggaggCTAATGTCAGCAAACGACGAGCCGCggggttcgtgacaaatcgaattactgtaacttcgctcatctctattgaaaaATCATGACAGATGAGAGATTGACTTCTAAGTGTCATAACCAGTCTGATCAATAAATGACAAACACTCAAAAATTTTAGGTGCCAACATCCAAAGTGATATAAATGCATTAGAAGAACAGTCAAAGATAGAGTGAAAATCTCACTGCTGcttaaggaaaagaaaaaaatcttttaacGTGTCTAAATGCCCCACTGATCCCCGGGAAAAGCTAGGAGACGTGCTCAGTTAAAGCATCTTTCTCTCTGTCTCACTTTAGGAGAAGGACTCTTTACTAATTCTTAGGTGCCCATCTCCTGCAAAGGTGCAGCAAGACAGGGAGTGAAGAAGTTAGCCGAGTGCTTATTCTAGTGATAAAAGAAGTAAAAGCAACCAGAACTGACTGATAACTTTTTTTTGGCATGCCTCTATGACATGTCTTAAGTTTTTTAAAGTGGCACTTTATTATTTCAATACTCACAGAATCGGCCCTGTTTGTATTCTCTTCAAAGTCTTTGATTCCCATAATTCCTTTAAGGCACATAGCTTGACTCCCAACAAAGCCAACTTGGCAATCAAAGAACGGCTCCCCCTTCATAAGAACCTGCACAGAAATACACGAATAATCTTATAAACCCAATTTGTAACATCAACAGATAAGGTCATTGTCTATTTTTCACATTCCAAATTTAACCTTTGTACCATTTGTCTTTGCCTCATCATTAACTAACAGCTCATAGTCTGTAGTTGTCATGTGTCAAATTATACATGCATTCACATTGTTGTCACTGACTGTTGTATCTTCACCATGTCCAATGACAACAGATTTATGTTCTCAGCCTAGTATTTTGAGCACCCAACAAAAGAGtttaagagtacctatcatgtactcatctgtccctaacaacccccccccccaccctcaccATGTGTCACTGGCTCTTCCTGACTctaatcctattttttttttcttttataaaaccCCTTTTCCTACCTTTAATATTATCAGTTTGTTGCTTAATCCCCTCACTTCTTTGagagaggaagggggagtggcccagcaggcgtgatgtcatCTGAACCCTGCCCGGGCTCACTTCCGCCCTTGTTCTGCGGGACTGGCTTCTGAGGGTTTGTGTCTTACAGTCGAGCACCGCAGCCGGCATGTATTCCCTGGGGGTGCTGTTGGGCGCTGCCTgtattcaggggggggggggggggcttggtgcTGCCAGGCGCTGCTGCCAGCATGTAATCAGATAGTGAAACCCCGGGGTCCCCTTGCGATAAGGAACCGCGGATGTCACTGACAACAGACTAGCCCCAGCCATATGGTGAGCAGGGTCAGGACCCTCAGCTGACTGCAAGAGGTCAGAGGTAAGACACAGGATGATTGCAACATGTGTCAGGGCTAGTATAGAAGAGTTGAGttatcaggcatgctgggagatttaattCTATCATAGTTGttattgtcatatagtacaaAGAAGTGGAGTTTTATGTAGCGGGCACCGCAGCCGTCTGGCCTGCCGTGCAGAGCACTGCTCCAGTCTTTCTGAGTGACAGGCAGGAAGCTGAACTGTGCTTTAGTGTCCCAGCTGTTCTGAGAGTTCGGACTCCTGCTGCCAGGCCAGCATGTGTTCAAAACCTAGCtgccgggacatgtagggagacccttagtggtcagtttttaagtataaaaaaataaaaaattaaaagataAGTTTTTGTTAATCACAagttattagaaagttgtttctaacacattgattaacaaaatataaaaagtttttggttttgtggtgacaggtactctttaacccctacaggaaccatgacgtaacgttacttATGGTCTTAAGGGccaaggacgtacagttacgtcatgggcagttctggtccccgccgggcggggatcggaccgggacgtctgctgaaatcattcagcaggcatcccgtgcaaatgcccaggggggtcattaggacccccccatgtcggcgatagctgcaaatcgcaagtgaattcacacttgcgatttgcgcgattctgggtctatagtgacccggtgacccagaatgtaagggggatcgcgggtgtcttagacacccaggatccccctgaagcgataggcgtgaggtggaaggggtgccacccctcctatccctgctattggtggtctttgGGGGGGTTaaattttgttttccccgtcctgcctacCCACAAAAGGCGGGGCATGATGGGGAAACGACAGGGACCGACGTCGAAGATCCGCTTATCGATCTGGGCGGGCgatggaggctgcgggcgactgaGATCGCCGGGCGGCGATGACGttcggctggatccgacggaagccggtgagttgcatctgcagggtacagttttgagaccattatacagtggtctcttactgtagccctccagatgttgcaaaactacaactcccaacatgcccagacagctgtttgggcatgctggaatatgtagttttgcaagatctggagggctacagtttgagaccactatatagtggtccctaaactgtagccctccagatcttgcaaaactacaactcctagtatgcccaaacatctgtttgctgtgtgggcatgctgggaattgtagttttgcaacagctggaggaccacagtttggagatcactttgcagtgttctctaaaactgtagccctccagatgttgcaaaactgcaaatcccagcatgtccaaacagcaaccagctgtctctgcatgctgggagttgtagttgggtacctccagctattgcatcagtacatgctgggagttgtagttttgcaacagatggaggcagactggttggaaaataccgagttaggtaacagaacctaactgaaggttttccaaccagtgtgtctccagctgttgcaaaagtacaactcccagcatgcacggtctgtcagtacatgctgggagttgtagttttgaaacagctggaggtttgcccacccatgtgaacgtacagggtacattcacacaggcaggtttacagtaagtttcctgcttcaagtttgggctgcggcaaactaacacataataaagggtaaaacactacatatacaaccccttacactgccccccccccccccccccaataaaaatgaaaaacgtattgtatggcagtgtttccaaaacggagcctccagctgttgcaaaacaacaactcccagcatttccggacagccactgactgtctaggcatgctaggagttaagcaacagctggaggcaccctgtttgggaatcactggcgtagaataccctatgtccacccctatgcaattcccaatgtagtcctcaaatgcgcatggcgctctctcattttggatccctgtcgtatttcaaggaaatagtttagggccacatatggggtatttccgtgctcgggagaaattgcactacaaattttggggggctttttctacttttacccc includes:
- the LOC130330306 gene encoding intermembrane lipid transfer protein VPS13B-like; translated protein: MQAESSYYSPQKVKSREVIRWEQEGTTIEVLMKGEPFFDCQVGFVGSQAMCLKGIMGIKDFEENTNRADSEACFFTCGESLSNKGNAYLTNSLFDYRSPENNGIRAEFILETCSHKVNLDYECVFGGYQRKPMQTRGEHTNSFETLCLVGFKPGTAAKQQCQTLSHHAARISNPDYPAILCLSDSMEKKLLVFSL